One genomic window of Micromonospora sp. WMMD1128 includes the following:
- a CDS encoding ADP-ribosylglycohydrolase family protein, with translation MVETDYAERVYAGVLGKIIAVYLGRPYEGWTHEKISAELGDITYYVNDRWDVALKHHLLVVADDDISGTFVFPRVLARHPEPTSAEVGHTWLNEIVENVSVLWWGGLGNSTEHTAYLRMKAGVVPPESGSIARNGTVVAEQVGAQIFVEGFAMTRPGDPVAAADLAERAARVSHDGESIHAARVVAALVAGAFTEPDMDRLLDTAVGLIPADSLIARVIADVRAWSAQASDWREVRDRIDEVYGYHRYGGNCHVVPNHATVIHALVHSGGEFADAMKVVCTSGWDTDSNAGNVGAICGVRGGLAGLADPDWRGPLADRMYLPTVDGGSSVTDAATEAINLANHGLRWAGHEPLAPKDGARFHFGMPGSTQGFTVRSGVGTLRNTAGRLDVSGPATVTTPTFVPPEALDMPIYGMVASPTLYPGQTITATFTGAAQVSLLVSYYGADGELHSVVQAPQPAGTLAMRVPDLGGHPVAAVGFRTDGPVALDRLTWDGAPTMTLTRPADGGTMWRRAWVQAADQWLPRWPEPFRVVQNSGTGLLVHGEAGWRDYTVTADVTPHLARAAGLAARVQGARDYYALELVGQDTARLVCGERVLADTPWPWEFGATYTLTLTVAGSRLTGAVDGEILFDLHDEYLAHGGIALLVTEGRTATHEVRITPHTPLES, from the coding sequence ATGGTCGAGACGGACTACGCCGAGCGGGTCTACGCAGGCGTGCTGGGAAAGATCATCGCGGTGTACCTGGGCCGTCCCTACGAGGGCTGGACCCACGAGAAGATCAGCGCCGAGCTGGGTGACATCACGTACTACGTCAACGACCGTTGGGACGTGGCGCTCAAGCACCACCTGCTTGTGGTCGCCGACGACGACATCAGCGGCACGTTCGTGTTCCCGCGGGTGCTGGCACGCCACCCGGAGCCGACAAGCGCCGAGGTCGGGCACACCTGGCTCAACGAGATCGTCGAGAACGTCAGCGTGTTGTGGTGGGGCGGGCTGGGAAACTCCACCGAGCACACCGCCTACCTGCGGATGAAGGCGGGAGTGGTGCCCCCGGAGAGCGGGTCGATCGCCCGCAACGGCACCGTCGTCGCCGAGCAGGTCGGGGCACAGATCTTCGTCGAGGGTTTCGCGATGACCCGACCGGGTGACCCGGTCGCCGCCGCCGACCTCGCCGAGCGCGCCGCGCGGGTCAGCCACGACGGTGAGTCGATCCACGCCGCCCGGGTGGTCGCCGCGCTTGTCGCCGGAGCGTTCACGGAGCCCGACATGGACCGGCTGCTGGACACCGCGGTCGGGCTGATCCCCGCCGACAGCCTCATCGCCCGGGTCATCGCCGACGTGCGGGCCTGGTCGGCGCAGGCGTCCGACTGGCGCGAGGTCCGCGACCGCATCGATGAGGTGTACGGCTACCACCGTTACGGCGGCAACTGTCACGTGGTGCCCAATCACGCCACGGTCATCCACGCCCTCGTGCACAGCGGCGGTGAGTTCGCCGACGCGATGAAGGTGGTGTGCACCTCCGGCTGGGACACCGACTCCAACGCCGGCAACGTCGGGGCGATCTGCGGCGTACGCGGTGGCCTGGCCGGGCTCGCCGACCCCGACTGGCGCGGCCCGCTTGCCGACCGCATGTACCTGCCCACCGTCGACGGCGGCTCCAGCGTCACCGACGCGGCCACCGAGGCGATCAACCTGGCCAACCATGGCCTGCGCTGGGCCGGCCACGAGCCGCTGGCCCCGAAGGACGGCGCGCGGTTCCACTTCGGGATGCCCGGCTCGACGCAGGGCTTCACCGTGCGGTCGGGCGTCGGCACGCTGCGCAACACCGCCGGGCGGCTGGACGTCAGCGGCCCGGCGACGGTCACCACGCCGACGTTCGTCCCGCCCGAGGCCCTGGACATGCCGATCTACGGCATGGTTGCCAGCCCGACGCTGTACCCGGGGCAGACGATCACCGCCACGTTCACCGGTGCGGCCCAGGTCAGCCTGCTGGTCAGCTACTACGGCGCGGACGGCGAGCTGCACAGCGTCGTCCAGGCGCCGCAGCCGGCGGGGACGCTGGCGATGCGGGTGCCGGACCTCGGTGGGCACCCGGTGGCCGCGGTCGGTTTCCGCACCGACGGGCCGGTGGCGCTGGACCGGCTCACCTGGGACGGCGCGCCGACCATGACGCTGACCCGTCCCGCCGACGGCGGCACCATGTGGCGCCGGGCCTGGGTGCAGGCGGCCGACCAGTGGCTGCCACGCTGGCCCGAGCCGTTCCGGGTGGTGCAGAACAGCGGCACCGGCCTGCTCGTGCACGGCGAGGCGGGCTGGCGCGACTACACGGTCACCGCCGACGTCACCCCCCACCTGGCCCGAGCCGCCGGGCTGGCCGCCCGCGTACAGGGCGCCCGCGACTACTACGCCCTCGAACTGGTGGGGCAGGACACCGCGCGGCTGGTGTGCGGCGAGCGGGTGCTGGCCGACACGCCGTGGCCGTGGGAGTTCGGCGCCACGTACACCCTCACGCTCACCGTCGCGGGCAGCCGGCTGACCGGCGCCGTCGACGGGGAGATCCTGTTCGACCTGCACGACGAGTACCTGGCCCACGGCGGCATCGCGCTGCTGGTGACCGAGGGCCGAACCGCGACACACGAAGTGCGCATCACGCCTCACACCCCCTTGGAGTCATGA
- a CDS encoding extracellular solute-binding protein: MMDLAMNRRRLLSRAGLIALGLTAPGLLAGCGSEDEPIVPGDNPQGKIDLWIDVQGDANQKYFTESVVGAFEKARPKIDLNATFYKGEDLRRLIQTSLQAKSGPDVVRGPSATQTIAWSRARILADLTPYSEKFGWESKLAKWALQAFTNDGKLYALPMRVDTMLLYYNKSLFAQHGWQTPTTRAELEAIAADAHGRGIVPFGSSNVDWKAAGEWLMTVFWNHYSGPEALHQGLSGQISFSDPVFVEAVELVKSYFDKGWIAGGADKYFSVPSTEIGANFGKGSVAMVPQGNWFMSQVGQYFGAKAKNDNEWDWMPMPALRQEVKYPLFEIGIGGSLAINAASKNKDAAAEYLNWYYGDKAAALKRMADVPSTYNIPVDFADSDIPAAIDPRAGRVLTAVNRAVSTGDYGYVSWTWWPPKTDVFIYEGLEQVLTGKLTPAQYCQQLADQFKAEKAEGNIPALPARGPAK, from the coding sequence ATGATGGATCTCGCGATGAACCGCCGCCGGCTGCTGTCCAGAGCCGGTCTGATCGCCCTCGGCCTCACCGCGCCCGGCCTGCTGGCCGGTTGCGGGAGTGAGGATGAGCCGATCGTGCCCGGCGACAATCCGCAGGGCAAGATCGACCTCTGGATCGACGTGCAGGGCGACGCCAACCAGAAGTACTTCACCGAGAGCGTGGTGGGCGCGTTCGAGAAGGCGCGCCCCAAGATTGACCTGAACGCGACCTTCTACAAGGGCGAGGACCTGCGCCGCCTGATCCAGACCTCGCTGCAGGCCAAGTCCGGCCCCGACGTGGTCCGCGGCCCGTCGGCCACCCAGACCATCGCCTGGAGCCGGGCGCGCATCCTGGCCGACCTCACGCCGTACTCGGAGAAGTTCGGCTGGGAGTCGAAGCTGGCCAAGTGGGCGTTGCAGGCGTTCACGAACGACGGCAAGCTCTACGCCCTGCCCATGCGCGTGGACACCATGCTGCTCTACTACAACAAGTCGCTGTTCGCCCAGCACGGCTGGCAGACCCCGACCACCCGGGCCGAGCTGGAGGCCATCGCCGCCGATGCCCACGGCCGGGGCATCGTGCCCTTCGGCTCCTCGAACGTCGACTGGAAGGCCGCCGGTGAGTGGCTGATGACGGTCTTCTGGAACCACTACTCCGGCCCCGAGGCCCTGCACCAGGGCCTGTCCGGCCAGATCTCGTTCAGCGACCCGGTGTTCGTCGAGGCCGTCGAGCTGGTCAAGTCGTACTTCGACAAGGGCTGGATCGCCGGCGGCGCCGACAAGTACTTCTCCGTCCCGTCCACCGAGATCGGCGCGAACTTCGGCAAGGGCAGCGTCGCCATGGTCCCGCAGGGCAACTGGTTCATGAGCCAGGTCGGCCAGTACTTCGGCGCCAAGGCCAAGAACGACAACGAGTGGGACTGGATGCCGATGCCGGCGCTGCGGCAGGAGGTCAAGTACCCGCTGTTCGAGATCGGCATCGGCGGTTCGCTTGCGATCAACGCCGCCAGCAAGAACAAGGACGCCGCCGCCGAGTACCTCAACTGGTACTACGGCGACAAGGCCGCCGCTCTCAAACGCATGGCCGACGTGCCCTCGACCTACAACATCCCGGTCGACTTCGCCGACAGTGACATCCCGGCCGCCATCGATCCGCGCGCCGGCCGGGTGCTCACCGCGGTGAACCGGGCCGTCAGCACCGGCGACTACGGCTACGTCAGTTGGACCTGGTGGCCGCCGAAGACCGACGTGTTCATCTACGAGGGCCTGGAGCAGGTGCTCACCGGCAAGCTGACCCCGGCGCAGTACTGCCAGCAGTTGGCCGACCAGTTCAAGGCCGAGAAGGCCGAGGGCAACATCCCGGCGTTGCCCGCCCGGGGCCCGGCGAAATGA
- a CDS encoding sugar ABC transporter permease: protein MTVDTALPGRRPKSRGSRRAWLFLSPLLILNVLVVLGPALATVYYAFTDWSGLGPATFIGFDNFTRAFADPAVHDALWHNVLWLVLFGSIPMAMGLLGAYLLSQVPRFQVLFRALYFIPYVVASVVNAAVWKMLLSPTSGIGHALGIDHAWLGDPDTSLLSVNFVVNWHWWGFLAVVYLAAMQGVDPELYDAAKVDGANRWQQFRSVTLPGIRPTVVFLTLMTVIWTLKAFDYIFIMTGGGPAGSSEVVSTLMYKQAFNEYQAGYAAALGLSMTVIIGIVLAGYQYLKRKGWEE from the coding sequence GTGACGGTGGACACCGCGCTGCCCGGGAGACGGCCGAAGTCGCGTGGCAGCAGGCGGGCCTGGCTGTTCCTGAGCCCGCTGCTGATCCTCAACGTGCTCGTCGTGCTCGGCCCGGCCCTGGCCACGGTGTACTACGCGTTCACCGACTGGTCCGGGCTCGGCCCGGCGACGTTCATCGGGTTCGACAACTTCACCCGGGCCTTCGCCGACCCGGCCGTGCACGACGCCCTGTGGCACAACGTCCTCTGGCTCGTGTTATTCGGCTCGATCCCGATGGCCATGGGGCTGCTCGGCGCCTACCTGCTGTCTCAGGTGCCCCGGTTCCAGGTGCTGTTCCGGGCCCTGTACTTCATCCCGTACGTGGTGGCCAGCGTGGTCAACGCCGCGGTGTGGAAGATGCTGCTGTCACCGACAAGCGGCATCGGCCACGCACTCGGCATCGACCACGCCTGGCTCGGCGACCCCGACACGTCGCTGCTCAGCGTCAACTTCGTCGTCAACTGGCACTGGTGGGGCTTCCTGGCCGTGGTGTACCTCGCCGCGATGCAGGGCGTCGACCCGGAGCTGTACGACGCGGCGAAGGTGGACGGCGCCAACCGCTGGCAGCAGTTCAGGTCGGTGACCCTGCCGGGCATCCGCCCCACCGTGGTCTTCCTGACCCTGATGACGGTGATCTGGACGCTCAAGGCGTTCGACTACATCTTCATCATGACCGGCGGCGGCCCCGCCGGGTCCAGTGAGGTGGTCTCCACCCTCATGTACAAGCAGGCGTTCAACGAGTATCAGGCCGGCTACGCCGCCGCGCTCGGCCTGTCCATGACGGTGATCATCGGCATCGTGCTCGCCGGATACCAGTACCTGAAGCGAAAGGGGTGGGAGGAGTGA
- a CDS encoding carbohydrate ABC transporter permease has product MTASIQERPAATSVPRPARPRTPRRERRALPVYYLILIALAVFALGPIVALLFNAFKNNAEIGANPLSPPTSLSLSNFAEAWTRGDFATTMLNSAILCLGSVVGTCFVAGMAAYALSHLNVRGGNGVVAYLFLTSALPVQLFVVPLFFMWTNLGLTDTRPGLILIYIATDAPFAALLLRSFLLKIPHDFTEAARLDGASDWQIAWRIVLPLAWPGLLTVALIVGLWSWNEFFWAITFIHDPDLRPISTSFMAFQDQYSTDWGLTSAAAIFMLGPVLLLFLLLQRKFVAGLTSGGVK; this is encoded by the coding sequence GTGACCGCCTCCATCCAGGAGCGGCCCGCTGCCACAAGCGTGCCGAGGCCCGCCCGGCCCCGCACCCCGCGCCGCGAGCGCCGGGCGCTGCCCGTCTACTACCTGATCCTGATCGCGCTTGCGGTGTTCGCGCTCGGGCCGATCGTGGCGCTGCTGTTCAACGCGTTCAAGAACAACGCCGAGATCGGCGCGAACCCGCTGTCACCGCCGACGTCGCTGAGCCTGTCGAACTTCGCCGAGGCGTGGACCCGCGGCGACTTCGCCACCACCATGCTCAACAGCGCGATCCTCTGCCTGGGCTCGGTGGTCGGCACCTGCTTCGTGGCCGGCATGGCCGCCTACGCGCTCAGCCACCTCAACGTGCGCGGCGGCAACGGCGTGGTGGCGTACCTGTTCCTGACCAGCGCGCTGCCGGTGCAGTTGTTCGTGGTGCCGCTGTTCTTCATGTGGACGAACCTCGGGCTCACCGACACCCGTCCCGGCCTGATCCTCATCTACATCGCCACCGATGCGCCCTTCGCCGCGCTGCTGCTGCGCTCGTTCCTGCTGAAGATCCCGCACGACTTCACCGAGGCCGCCCGCCTCGACGGCGCCTCCGACTGGCAGATCGCCTGGCGGATCGTGCTGCCGCTGGCCTGGCCGGGCCTGCTGACCGTGGCCCTGATCGTCGGGCTGTGGTCGTGGAACGAGTTCTTCTGGGCGATCACCTTCATCCACGATCCCGACCTGCGGCCCATCTCCACCAGCTTCATGGCCTTCCAGGACCAGTACTCCACGGACTGGGGCCTGACCAGTGCCGCCGCCATCTTCATGCTCGGACCGGTGCTGCTGCTGTTCCTGCTGCTCCAGCGCAAGTTCGTCGCCGGGCTCACCTCCGGAGGTGTCAAGTGA
- a CDS encoding sulfatase: protein MTNRPNVILIIADQLRRQALGCYGDPNVATPHIDALAGRGTRFDAASSSYPVCVPFRFSLVTGEHAHTRFIPSIEWRMSPAERTIADEFNEAGYHTALFGKWHLYGNFGHYPGHNVVKASRTPVPRPYQGRFQRFAGFDICNDPWDTYYWNEDDPTPHKIDGFQTDGLFDLAIEYADERARDGRPHATILSVEPPHPIFTAPEQYLRRWQDRPVQVRENVDLDREYNKRGPHGKDLLDDLRTYYAMIENLDDNIGRLVEALRANGQLDNTVIALTADHGELLGCHGVLAKQRPWEESIGIPLIVSGGAVATPRVVDDPVCTEDLFPTLLGLAGITPRDPKPGRDLTPLVRGAAEHLDRAAVLLEFVAEMRPGLPFHDETWRGVRSRRYKYTVLGDAHGGRPWQFFDLETDPYELTNLVDSTEHAELIAHHHGLLRELLASTYDHYVLAPACGQPGFNEWDPEAKFQRRFG from the coding sequence GTGACCAACCGCCCCAACGTCATCCTCATCATCGCCGACCAACTGCGCCGCCAGGCGCTGGGCTGCTACGGCGACCCGAACGTGGCCACCCCGCACATCGACGCCCTCGCCGGGCGGGGAACCCGCTTCGACGCGGCCTCCTCCAGCTATCCGGTGTGCGTGCCGTTCCGGTTCAGCCTGGTCACCGGCGAGCACGCGCACACCCGGTTCATTCCGTCGATCGAGTGGCGCATGTCGCCGGCGGAGCGGACCATCGCCGACGAGTTCAACGAGGCGGGCTACCACACCGCGCTGTTCGGAAAGTGGCACCTGTACGGGAACTTCGGCCACTACCCGGGCCACAACGTGGTGAAGGCGTCGCGCACTCCGGTGCCGCGGCCGTACCAGGGCAGGTTCCAGCGCTTCGCCGGGTTCGACATCTGCAACGATCCCTGGGACACCTACTACTGGAACGAGGACGACCCCACCCCGCACAAGATCGACGGCTTCCAGACCGACGGCCTGTTCGACCTGGCCATCGAGTACGCCGACGAACGCGCCCGCGACGGCCGCCCCCACGCCACGATCCTGTCGGTCGAACCCCCACACCCGATCTTCACCGCGCCGGAGCAGTACCTGCGGCGCTGGCAGGACCGGCCCGTGCAGGTGCGCGAGAACGTCGACCTGGACCGGGAGTACAACAAGCGCGGCCCGCACGGCAAGGATCTGCTCGACGACCTGCGCACCTACTACGCCATGATCGAGAACCTCGACGACAACATCGGCCGTCTGGTCGAGGCGCTGCGCGCCAACGGCCAGCTCGACAACACCGTCATCGCCCTCACCGCCGACCACGGCGAGCTGCTGGGCTGCCACGGCGTGCTGGCCAAGCAGCGCCCGTGGGAGGAGTCGATAGGCATCCCGCTGATCGTGTCCGGCGGGGCGGTGGCCACCCCCCGCGTCGTCGACGATCCGGTCTGCACCGAGGACCTGTTCCCGACGCTGCTCGGCCTGGCCGGGATCACCCCCCGTGACCCGAAGCCCGGTCGCGACCTGACCCCGCTGGTGCGGGGCGCCGCGGAGCACCTGGACCGGGCGGCGGTGCTGCTGGAGTTCGTCGCCGAGATGCGCCCCGGCCTGCCGTTCCACGACGAGACGTGGCGCGGTGTGCGCAGCCGGCGCTACAAGTACACCGTGCTCGGCGACGCCCACGGCGGCCGGCCGTGGCAGTTCTTCGACCTGGAGACCGACCCGTACGAGCTGACCAACCTGGTCGACTCGACCGAGCACGCGGAGCTGATCGCCCACCACCACGGGCTGCTACGCGAACTGCTCGCGAGCACCTATGACCACTACGTGCTGGCGCCCGCATGCGGGCAGCCCGGCTTCAACGAGTGGGATCCCGAGGCCAAGTTCCAGCGCCGCTTCGGCTGA